ATTTTGAATCAACTTCATTTGCGGTTGCAGACGAGCCATTTTTTCCTGTTGACGTACACTCTTGTTTTGCTGTACTAACATCAATGGCATCAAGATTACACGTACAACTACCGTAATAATCACGATTCCCCAACCAGCACCATTATCGCCGCCAATCATGTGCGCGGTTTGAATCATGATATTTTGTAAAGGTCGGCCTAACCATTGGTAAACCCAACCGTAAATACCGCTGTGCGGTGCAACGTGTGGATCAGTTGTTGCCCCACAGGCACTTAATACAAGAGTAGCTACTGCTAATAAAGCCAGTACTCCAGCGTATCTTTTAATTTTTTTCATTTAAATAAATCACCACTTAATTTCTATCTAAAAATGTATGTCTCTAATATAATACATGAAAATCATGCATTTTTTCTACACCTGGAACCGATTCTTGACTAATATTTTGAATTTGGGCAAATCCAGATGCAGTAGGTAGTTTTTCAATAAAGCGGTCGATTTTATCACTGTCTGCTTGTAAATAGATTGTAACGGTACCATCTGCATTATTTTTAACAGTGCCAGGAATACCCATCTTGTTAGCTAATGCCATGGTTGACCAACGAAAGCCAACGCCTTGAACTAAGCCTGAACAAATTAATTTTCTTGTTTCCATTTTTATCTCCCTTATTTAAATTAAGTTCAATTTTGATTTTAGCATGATCAAAACAGATTATCAGTTATAATAGGTCTTGAATGTAAAAAGGAGAAAATTATGCAACAGATTAGTTCAGTTAATAATGCAACAATTAAGAAATTAGCCAAATTAAAGCAAAAAAAATATCGTGATGATGAAGGTTTATATTTAATTGAAGGTTTTCACTTGTTTGAAGAAGCTTTAAAGGCTGGTAAAAAATATCAATATATTTTAGGAACCAAAGAAGCACTCGATCAAGCTGATAGCAATTATGAAGTTGACCTAAGTGGTAAAAATGTTTTGTTAATTAATAAAGCTATTGCGCGGCATTTAAGTTCAACTAAAAATTCACAGGAAATTTTTATGGTGTTAAAAATTGATCAACCAAAAGAATTTCCGTTTAACTATGGTAAATGGGTTTTGCTGGATAATTTAGCTGATCCAGGTAATGTCGGGACAATCATTAGAACTGCGGATGCAGCTGGCTTTGATGGAGTAATCCTTTCACCAGAGAGTGCTGACTTATACAATCCTAAGACGCAACGAGCAATGCAGGGCAGCCAATTCCACATCGATTTAATTAAACGTGATTTGGCTGACGTAATCACTGATTTTCAAGCTGCTGCTATTCCAGTTTATGCTTCAATGCTTGACCGCTCAGCTAAGCAATTACCTGATTTTGAAAAGGTACCTCAATTAGCGTTGATCATTGGTAATGAAGCACATGGTGTCAGCCCAACCATTGCTTCTTTGGCTGATGAAAAGCTCTATATTCCAATTAAAGGACAAGCTGAATCACTCAATGCCGCTGTCGCAGCCGGGATTATGATTTATCACTTTGCTTAGCACTTGTAATTAGTAAGTGAATTTACTATAATAATGTTAGTAATACTGAAAAATATTTTATATAATATTATTTTTACAGGGATTATATAATTATGGAGGGACTTACGATGCAAGAAGTTAAAGAAAAAAAGGATACAGCTCCTTGTAAACCAGAAGATTATGAGTTGTGCTGTCACTTTGTTGGTGCTTTTAAGATTATTGGCAAAAAGTGGAATGGTTTAATTATTAGTTCACTTTGTGATACCCAAGATATGCGTTTTAAAGATTTAGCACGAACGATTGAGGCATGTAGTGATCGAGTACTCGTTGAACGTTTGAAGGAACTAGAAAAAGAAGATATCGTCAAGCGTAGTGTTGATCAGAATACCGGCATCATTTTATATGGTTTAACTAAAAAAGGTGCTGAACTTAAGCCAGTTTTTGACCAAGTACATAATTGGGCTGACAAATGGGCTTAGGGTATTGACATTAAGTAAGAAAAAAAGTATATTACTTAATGTAAGTTGCTTATTTAAAATAAGACAAGATGAAAGGAGTACGAAAATGGAGAGACTGTAAAATAGTTTGTGTAAGGATGAATGATTCCTTAAATTTATTTCTTTAAACATTAGAAAAAGGAGTTCCTTTCTCGTATGATTGGTTTGAACAAAAAAACACATACAGAAAGAAGAACTCCTTCATGAATGATTTTACCAAAGATTTTGCTCAAGCTCTATTCAATCCAGACAAAATAAATGATTTATTGCGCAAAGAGCTACAACAGGCTGTTAATAACTTGCTAGAAGCTGAGTTGACTGCCTTTCTAGGCTATGATCCCTATGCCAGAAATGGCTGGAATACTGGCAATTCTAGAAATGGTGCTTATTTCCGCAAGGTTGATACCCAGTTTGGACCAATTGAAGTGCAAGTGCCTCGAGACCGCAACGGTCAGTTTCATCAGCACACGCTGCCTGACTACAAGCAGCACTCTGATGTTTTGGAAAGCACGATTATCAAGCTATACTCCAAAGGCGTAACTACCAGAGAAATCGCTGACTTGATTGAGAAAATGTATGGCAGTCATTATAGTCCAGCTCAAGTATCAAATATTTCCAAGCAGATGCTCCCCAAGATTGAGGCTTATCACAAGCGCAAGCTAAGCGACAAGTTTTTCTGTGTCTATTTGGATGCGACATACCTTCCTTTGCGCCGAGAAACGTTTGAGCGTGAAGCAGTATATATTGCCATTGGCATTAAACCTAATGGACATAAGGAAGTCATTGACTACTGCATTGCTCCTAGTGAGAACATTGAAGTTTGGACAGAGATGCTTCAAAACATGAAGTCCAGAGGCTTGAAGCAAGTTGAGCTTTTTCTTTCTGATGGTGTTGTTGGCATGAAAACAGCCTTGGCCAGGACTTATCCTAAAGCTCATTTTCAACGCTGCCTGGTTCATGTCATGCGCAATATCTGCGCTAAAGTACGCGTCGACGATCGTGAAAAGATCATGAACGAATTCAAGCAGATACATCAACAGACAAGCAAAAAAGAAGCTGCAGCTGTCTTGCACAAATTCTATGCCAAATGGAATAAAGCTTATAGCCATGTCATCAAAGGTTTGAAGGAAATTGAGCCCGATCTGCTAGTCTTCTACAATTATCCCAAACAAATCAGAGCTTCAATTTATTCAACCAATATGATTGAATCCTTTAACAACGTCATCAAGCGTAAAGCTAAGCCTAAGGCAGAATTTCCAACTGAACAGTCGCTTGATGCATTTATTGGCATCCAGGCAATGAGCTACAATGACCGTTATTTCAATCGAATTCATAAAGGCTTTGGTCAGGTTCAGGACACCTTAGAATCCTACTTTGATTAAATAAATAATTAAAAAATCAATTTACGAGAAAGATCTATTTACACAAAAGATTTGACAGTTTCAAAATGGAATTTTTAAGTATGAGAAATGTTAATACTGACTGTTGTTCTTGTGTATCTAACATTGCTTTTAATACTCAAGAATTCAGTTTGCGTATGCCTAAATAGCTTTAATTAGAAATAAGGAGATTTACGTCAACTGGAGTAGCGTAGATCTTTTTTTATTGTTTAAAGAGACCTATGAGAGTGGGTCTCTTTTTTGTGTGATTGGGGGATTTTTAATGAATTGGACAATTATCCAACAAGCCTTGCCTGTGTTTGCTCGGGGATTTGAGCTAACGTTATGGCTTTCACTAGTTGGCATTGTGGGCTCAATTATTGTGGGGATTATTGTCAGTCTGGTGCAATACTTTAAGGTGCCTGTATTAAGCCAAATTTTGACAGCATATGTTGAATTAGCTAGAAATACACCGCTTTTAATTCAACTTTTCTTTTTATATTATGCCTTTCCAGTAATTGGCTTAAAAATGTCCGCTGAGGTCTGCGGCATCATTGGCTTAATCTTTTTAGGTGGAGCATATATGGCTGAAGGCTTTACCGGTGGTTTTAATGGCGTAAGCCCTAGTCAGATTAATAGCGGTAAAGCATTAGGAATGAACAACTTACAATTAGCTCGCTATGTGGTTTTTCCACAAGGATTTAGCCTAAGCATGCCGGCTTTAACCGCCAATATTATTTTCTTAATTAAGGAAACCTCGATTTTTTCAGTAATTGCGATTCCGGAGTTAACTAATACAGCCCTTGACTTGATTGGGATGTATTACCATTCAAATGAATATTTATTGATGCTGGTAATTGCTTATGCGATTATTTTGATTCCAATTATTTTATTATTAACTTGGCTTGAGAGGAGAGTACGGTATGCTTCATTCGGGGATTAATGTTTTGTTTGAAGGAAGTAACTTTGCCCGTTTGATGGCAGGGCTATGGACCTCGATTTGGATTGCAGCTTTGTCACTAGTAATTGGCTTGGCTGTAGGAACAATTTTTGGTATTTTGAGAACTTTTAAAAATCGTCCATTGCGTTTTGTTTTGCGGTTGTACTTAGAATTCTTCAGAATTGTGCCAACCGTAGTTTTACTGTATTTGGTTTATTATATTTTGCCAAGAAGCTTGCACGTCAATTGGCCAGCTACTTGGATGGCGGTATTAGCTTTCTCAATGTGGGTAGCTGCTGAGTTTAGCGATATTGTTCGTGGTGCATTGGAATCAGTACCCAAAACGCAGCGTGAATCTGGCCTAGCACTGGGTCTAAATCGCCTGCAACTGTTCCGTTATGTCTTGTTGCCTCAAGCAGTTAAGTTAGAACTACCAGCAACAATCAACTTGGCTACTAGAGTAATTAAGACCACTTCTTTATTAATGATTATCAATATCATGGAAGTAATCAATGTCGGTCAACAAATCATTGAAGCAAATAATCAACAATATCCAGCTGGTGTGTTCTGGGTATATGGCTTTATCTTTATCTTGTATTTTATTTTGGATTATCCCTTGTCTGCATGGGCAAAACGATTAACTGCTAAGAATTAGGTGAATGAAATGACAGAAGAAGTTTTAAGAGTAGAACATTTAAATAAATTTTATGGCAAGCATCAAACTTTGTTTGATATCAACTTTAGCTTAAATAAAGGCGAGGTATTGACCTTATTGGGACCTTCTGGTTCAGGAAAAAGTACTTTGCTGAGAACGGTGAATGGGCTTGAAGAATATGAGGGTGGCGCAATTTATTTTCACGGTAAAAAAATAAATCCTAGTCCGAAGGAATGGCAATTGTTGCGCCAAAAGATTGGGATGGTCTTTCAAAGTTATGACTTATTTCCCAACTTATCCGTGATGGAAAATATTTTATTGGCACCGGTAAAAGTTCAAAAACGTGATGAAGCTGAAGTTAAACAAGAAGCAGTTAAGTTATTAGAGCAAGTCGGTTTAGCTAATTATGCAAAGGCATATCCGCGTGAATTATCAGGTGGACAAAAGCAAAGAATTGCGATTGTGCGTGCTTTGATTATGCATCCCGAAGTAATGCTCTTTGATGAGATTACTGCTTCGCTTGACCCTGAAATGGTTCGCGGCGTGCTAGATATCATGCAAAGATTATCTGATAACGAACATATGACGATGATCATTGTTACGCATGAGATGAACTTCGCTGCGAGAATTGCCGATAAGGTGCTTAGAAGACGGAAAAATTTTGGAAGAGACACCAGGCAAAGAATTCTTTACTAAACCTCAGACTAAGCGGGCACAAGAATTTTTAGAGAGTATGGATTTTTAGGTGTGAATGATGGCAAAAAAGATTTTTAATTGGATCATGGCTGTCCTCTTTGCGGTAGTTGTGGTAATTGCTGGTTATTTTGGAATTACGCGACCAGGAATTAACGGCACTGCTTCAGGCGACAGATGGAATAATGAAAATAATGTATCTTCAATTAAACGTCGTGGCTATTTAAGAGTGGCTGTCTTTGGCGATCTACCGCCTTATGGCTGGGTTAATTCACAAGGTAAGCGTGTTGGCTATGACGTGCGCCTAGCTCGCAGAGTGGCGAAAGATTTGGGCGTAAAACCTAAGTTTATTCAAGTTAATGCCAATAATCGAATTGATACCTTGAATTCTAATAAGGCTGATATTGTTTTGGCTAACTTCACTTTGACACCAGAGCGTAAAAGCGTGGCTAGTTGGACTAAGCCATATATGAAAGTATCGGTTGGGGTGATTTCCCCTAAGTCAGCTCCGATAACTAGTCCAAAACAATTGAAAGGAAAAAGCGTGATCGTTACTAAAGGGACGACAGCAGAGAACTATTTTACTAAACAAAAAGGCGTAAACTTGCTTAAGTTTGACTCGAAAACTCAGCAGTTTAACGCGATTAAAAATGGCCGTGGTGCAGCTTTGGCCGATGATAATTCTTATCTGTATGCTTGGGTTAAGCGAAATCCTAAATTTACTGTCGGCATTAAGACGATTGGACCTAACCAGTATATTTCTGGTGCGGTAAAGAAGGGCAATAAGTCCTTACAAAAATGGATGGATCGTGAGATTACCAAATTGAATCGCGAAAGCTTCTTTACTTACGATTATAATAAAGAATTGAAGCCATACTTTGGTAAGGAAATTAGACCAAGTGACATTGTTTTGCCACAAGGTAAATAAAAAGCTTGCAAGAAACAGGTAAAAGAAATATCATATTAATTAATTACTGAGATCAAGACTAGTAGCAGATATTTTTTCTGAACAGAGAGTCTTCTTTCAAAAGCTGCAAGAGAAGATAGAAAGAACGCTGTGAATTTCATCTTGGGAGTAGGATCTAATCAATTCCGGTATTTCACCGTTAACGAAAACTTAAGTGTGGGCGTATTGCGTCCAAACTAGGGTGGTACCGCGACGCTTCGTCCCTATTGAGGGGGCGGAGCTTTTTTTGTTTTGAAAGGAAAGATTTAATGGACTTATTTGATAAGTTAAAAGAGCTCCACGAAGAAGGGCTTAACCAAATCAACAAGGCTAAAGATGAAAAGACTTTAAACGATGTTAGAGTTGAACTTGTTGGTCGTAAAGGTGAATTAACTAAGATTTTGCACTCAATGCGCGAAGTTGCACCAGAAAACAGACGTGAAGTTGGACAAAAGGTTAACGAATTACGTGACCTGTTCAATGCTCAATTAGACGAAGCTAAGGAAAAGATTGTCAAGGCTGTTTTAGCTAAGAAGCTTGAAGATGAAAAAATTGATGTTACTTTGCCAGGACGTGAAGCACACCTTGGTTCTAAGCACCCAATCAACATCATCTTGGATGACCTTGAAAGCTACTTCATCGGCATGGGATACCGGGTAGTGCAAGGCCCAGAAATTGAAACCGATCACTACTGTTTTGAAATGATGAACATTCCTAAAGATCACCCAGCTCGTGACATGCAAGCTACTTTCTATATTGATAGTGAAGACTTGCTTAGAACCCAAACTTCAGGTGACCAAGCTAGAGTTTTAGAAAAGCATGACTTCTCAAAGGGTCCACTTAAGATGGTTGGTCCAGGTAAGGTATACCGCCGTGATGATGATGATGCTACTCACTCACACCAATTCATGCAAATGGAAGGTTTAGTAGTAGATAAGAACATCACGATGAGTGACTTAAAGGGTACCTTAGAAATGATTTCTAAGCATGTCTTTGGTCAAGATCGTGAAACTCGTTTGCGTCCAAGCTACTTTCCATTTACTGAGCCATCAGTTGAAATGGACGTTTCATGCTTTAACTGTGATGGTAAGGGCTGCCCAATTTGTAAGTACACTGGCTGGATCGAAGTTTTAGGTGCCGGAATGGTTCACCCTAATGTTTTGGAAAATGCTGGCATTGATTCAACTGTTTATGGTGGTTTTGCCTTCGGTGTTGGTCTTGATCGTTTCGCTATTTTGAAATACGGTATCGATGATATTCGTGACTTCTACACCAATGACGTACGTTTCTTAGAACAATTCCGTAAGGAGGAAAGATAATAGATGTTAGTTTCATATAACTGGTTAAAAGATTTTCTTGATTTAGATGGTCAAGATCCATACGAATTAGCAGAAGAAATTACTCGTAGCGGGGTTGAAATTCCTGACCGTATTCACCCAATGGATGGCTTAAAGAAATTAGTTGTCGGTCATGTCCTTGATTGTGAAGGCGTTGAAGGTACTCACTTACATTTAACTCACGTTGATGTCGGCGAAGATGAACCTTTACAAATTGTTTGTGGTGCACCTAATGTTGCTGCAGGCGAAGATGTGATTGTTGCTCTTCATGGTGCCCGCATTGCTGGCAATGAAAAGATCAAGAAGGGTAAGATCCGCGGCATGGAAAGCTACGGCATGATCTGTGGTTTACAAGAAATCGGCTTTAGCGATAGCGTGGTACCACAAGAATTTGTC
This is a stretch of genomic DNA from Lactobacillus crispatus. It encodes these proteins:
- a CDS encoding acylphosphatase, which codes for METRKLICSGLVQGVGFRWSTMALANKMGIPGTVKNNADGTVTIYLQADSDKIDRFIEKLPTASGFAQIQNISQESVPGVEKMHDFHVLY
- a CDS encoding TrmH family RNA methyltransferase, producing MQQISSVNNATIKKLAKLKQKKYRDDEGLYLIEGFHLFEEALKAGKKYQYILGTKEALDQADSNYEVDLSGKNVLLINKAIARHLSSTKNSQEIFMVLKIDQPKEFPFNYGKWVLLDNLADPGNVGTIIRTADAAGFDGVILSPESADLYNPKTQRAMQGSQFHIDLIKRDLADVITDFQAAAIPVYASMLDRSAKQLPDFEKVPQLALIIGNEAHGVSPTIASLADEKLYIPIKGQAESLNAAVAAGIMIYHFA
- a CDS encoding winged helix-turn-helix transcriptional regulator, with the translated sequence MQEVKEKKDTAPCKPEDYELCCHFVGAFKIIGKKWNGLIISSLCDTQDMRFKDLARTIEACSDRVLVERLKELEKEDIVKRSVDQNTGIILYGLTKKGAELKPVFDQVHNWADKWA
- a CDS encoding IS256 family transposase yields the protein MNDFTKDFAQALFNPDKINDLLRKELQQAVNNLLEAELTAFLGYDPYARNGWNTGNSRNGAYFRKVDTQFGPIEVQVPRDRNGQFHQHTLPDYKQHSDVLESTIIKLYSKGVTTREIADLIEKMYGSHYSPAQVSNISKQMLPKIEAYHKRKLSDKFFCVYLDATYLPLRRETFEREAVYIAIGIKPNGHKEVIDYCIAPSENIEVWTEMLQNMKSRGLKQVELFLSDGVVGMKTALARTYPKAHFQRCLVHVMRNICAKVRVDDREKIMNEFKQIHQQTSKKEAAAVLHKFYAKWNKAYSHVIKGLKEIEPDLLVFYNYPKQIRASIYSTNMIESFNNVIKRKAKPKAEFPTEQSLDAFIGIQAMSYNDRYFNRIHKGFGQVQDTLESYFD
- a CDS encoding amino acid ABC transporter permease — protein: MNWTIIQQALPVFARGFELTLWLSLVGIVGSIIVGIIVSLVQYFKVPVLSQILTAYVELARNTPLLIQLFFLYYAFPVIGLKMSAEVCGIIGLIFLGGAYMAEGFTGGFNGVSPSQINSGKALGMNNLQLARYVVFPQGFSLSMPALTANIIFLIKETSIFSVIAIPELTNTALDLIGMYYHSNEYLLMLVIAYAIILIPIILLLTWLERRVRYASFGD
- a CDS encoding amino acid ABC transporter permease, translating into MLHSGINVLFEGSNFARLMAGLWTSIWIAALSLVIGLAVGTIFGILRTFKNRPLRFVLRLYLEFFRIVPTVVLLYLVYYILPRSLHVNWPATWMAVLAFSMWVAAEFSDIVRGALESVPKTQRESGLALGLNRLQLFRYVLLPQAVKLELPATINLATRVIKTTSLLMIINIMEVINVGQQIIEANNQQYPAGVFWVYGFIFILYFILDYPLSAWAKRLTAKN
- a CDS encoding transporter substrate-binding domain-containing protein, with protein sequence MMAKKIFNWIMAVLFAVVVVIAGYFGITRPGINGTASGDRWNNENNVSSIKRRGYLRVAVFGDLPPYGWVNSQGKRVGYDVRLARRVAKDLGVKPKFIQVNANNRIDTLNSNKADIVLANFTLTPERKSVASWTKPYMKVSVGVISPKSAPITSPKQLKGKSVIVTKGTTAENYFTKQKGVNLLKFDSKTQQFNAIKNGRGAALADDNSYLYAWVKRNPKFTVGIKTIGPNQYISGAVKKGNKSLQKWMDREITKLNRESFFTYDYNKELKPYFGKEIRPSDIVLPQGK
- the pheS gene encoding phenylalanine--tRNA ligase subunit alpha; amino-acid sequence: MDLFDKLKELHEEGLNQINKAKDEKTLNDVRVELVGRKGELTKILHSMREVAPENRREVGQKVNELRDLFNAQLDEAKEKIVKAVLAKKLEDEKIDVTLPGREAHLGSKHPINIILDDLESYFIGMGYRVVQGPEIETDHYCFEMMNIPKDHPARDMQATFYIDSEDLLRTQTSGDQARVLEKHDFSKGPLKMVGPGKVYRRDDDDATHSHQFMQMEGLVVDKNITMSDLKGTLEMISKHVFGQDRETRLRPSYFPFTEPSVEMDVSCFNCDGKGCPICKYTGWIEVLGAGMVHPNVLENAGIDSTVYGGFAFGVGLDRFAILKYGIDDIRDFYTNDVRFLEQFRKEER